The genomic window AAAGGTATTCCATATATCAGTATAGTCCATTTTTAATTTGCATTGCACACCGCACATAATGAGGCAAGAAAGTCTATCATACACTCGAGTTAGTCAGGAAATCATGGAAACTCACCTCTTCCTCTGAACCCCTGATAGCCTGTATGGACTGGTCCTCTGCCTCCACCAGGGACACCAACATATCATAGATGTACAGGTTCTTTGGCGACTTCTTTGTTGTGTCAACCTGGAAGGTTGAGGTCATGTCCGGAGTCATGTTAATAGTCTGGCTCTTGTCGTTGGCATTAGGAGGTTTGATGAACTCACGAGTGGAGGCAGTGACCCTGTTGTCCTCGCAGTGGAATGTCAGCTGGATGCGGTCTTCCGCAATATGGAACACACGCTCCGAAACATCCTCGCTAGCAGACTTTTCCTTGTTCCTGTGGAATCTCTCACTGATTTTCTGAAAATTGGAGAAAGaggatacaatgtatttgaagaTTAGAAGAACTCCAACATACTTGCTAAGCCATAAAGACTACCGTATTATGTTTGTCTACTTTTCTTAGCATCTCTATCTTGAACGTAAAAATAACCGTAACTTACATATCAAGCCTTGCAATGGTCATATTTGTCAACTTATGCAGTAAATCGCTTTGATATCTGAAAGCAAGAATTTAAGAAGCTCACCAGGATTGGTCTGTGGTTTGCATCTGTGGAGGCCCCAAACCTCTTCATCCTCTTGCTGAAGACAACATGTCTGTAGTACAGGAAGTCGTCCCTGTCCTTGAAGTGTTCAGTCATCTCTGTGGGAGTCTCCTCCCTCTTCACCAGCCCGTCCACACGGGCCTTGTCATAGAACACCATGGCGCGGTCTGTCTCTGGACCCGGGCTGCCAGACTTGTAGGTGTGCTCTATACCAGGAATAAACAGTAACAAAAGGCTGTTGACATGGAATGAAATTCCTGTACTTGTAACCTAATAATTCACACCAAAGTGCATAGAATAAGACAAAATTAGAATTGGAGAAGACTGTTTTGGGTTGTATGCCTTGTACTTTTACTTGTCCGACCAACCTTTCATGCAGTCCAGCCTGCCCTGCAGCTTGTATTCTGTGATCAGCCCAGTGCGGTGATTATGAACTCTCAGCTCCAGCTTGTCTTGCCTGTTCACAAACCACTCCTTCACTGACACAAGGTTCTTCACTGGGAgggatgaaaagaaaacaaatgtcaCCACAAATTCATGGCCAAAATGGGCAGAGAAATGTATTGGAAATGTATAGAAACTAACACTTTTTATATACATTCAGGGAAGACATTCAGCAAGTAGCCTTTGCAAGGAATTTTCTTTGTATTCTACACACCTCTGCAAGCATACTTACACTCATAGTCATCATAGACAGACAACTTGGTGATCATGCCGTCCTTTAACAGGTACCGAGCAAACTTCTCCAGCCGAGCCTTCTTGTACAGGATGGTCTTCTTGCCAAGTGGACACCGTGTCTCATATTCTAAGGAAAAGAAGCACATGATTTATTACAAGACTAGACTACATAATAAAAATTCAAAAACAACCGACGACATCAAAAAAGCAAATAAATGAGttatgaaaacatgaaaatatcacTAAAAGCACTTGTAGAGGATGGGATACCCAATTATCACCCTCTGATGCAACTGAAGTACAATGTATCCTACCTTTTGGTGTGACAAGGATGGGATGAACCCAAGACGGTGGCATTTCCAGGTGTTTATCGTCTTCTTGCTCCTCCTGTGGAAGTCAAGGAAATAATGAGCTTATGAATAACAACAGTAAGAAGCATACTTAACGTTGGCTTCACTGTAGGtactaatgatatatatatatatatgatcctTCAATCCTATAACATTGACCTTTGAGCTTTGTATAGATGCATGTACAGAAGAACAAATGCAGAGAAAACATGGGGACTGACTTGTTTTAGTAAAAAAAGGCCTGTGCTACAAGACTAAACATGAACAGGATTGGCCGTGTGTCAGTATGTGcttacctcatcatcatccAGGCCCTCGTACAACTCTGCCTCCACATCAGGGATCTCCAGACTGGGCTTCTCTGAGCTGTGCAGCAGGTACTCCCACTTAGCCGAGTCACCCAGGTCAAAACTCAGGTCCTACAGCAGACAGAGATGTGCAATCTGTTAGATACTGCACTCATTGTCACTCATTCAAAGCATTTGTCATGCATGTGGGACTTTAACATACTGTAAGAGTCCATTATGCCAACATGGGGTTGAGACTTGATCCTACCTTGCAGCCATTTGAGCAGTCCTGCATGTTGACCCAGTAATTCTGGTGGTTCCAGACTGACTCAATCCCCAGGAACTTGTCATCTTCGGTAGGGTAGGTGTTGCCAGTCAGTGGCTCTAAAAAGAAGCTGTCAGGGACCTCCCTCTTGCCTGATAACACCAGCACCCAGCAGTGGATACGCAGGCCATGCAGGGCATCAGGCTTGGGCTTCTCCATCTCCTATAGGACAATGAGAACACAATTATACATGAGTGTGCTTTTGGGtagggggaaaaccctgtataggtacccgtacccgtatacctgtataggtataccggtataccccatttggggccccaacaagccaggaaacacgctatgacggccgccatatggggcacccagaataacggctgtttttttacggtctccacattgatatagagtaagacacaaacagttgactatactcggtcagaaaatagcctaacaatcatattttacgaagGACGGAGGTTTGgaatatacggaatttgcgaagttgcTTACTTTGTACGGAGCGACTGCCAGAACGTGCGATCTcggagcaccgatctcggagaccttccaactaaacccgttctgaaaacctacaggaaacgcctcacgctaaagacagagaTCGAGCAATgcattttcagacaaatcacgccgaatggccgtaatctttgtgtcgcaataagtggttactttccgtctaagcggctaaTTCGcacatgtagagtagagtagagtagatggcagaccttccgtgcatcgagaacggcatttcctgtaggttttaagcaggtttactggcagctccagccaaacagatcatgagtattgcatctgaagataatgaagaGCGGAAAGATTGATAGTTTTggtgttttttctatttcttttcagaacgggttttagttgaaaagtctccgagatcggtgctcgcacgttccaCAGTGCTCGGGGAGGTCGGATATAAGAGTAATATCAAGCCaaaacacccttcgttagtcgccacggctagtcgTATTGGTAACGGAATAGTACCAGATTTCTGTCGGTTTTTCACTGCAGCTTTTACCGATGTTGAACCCGATACAGATCCAGAAATCAGACCAAATCAATGGAGTTCGCCCGTTACTTTCCCGATAGCCTTCGTATATATTACCGACGAATGTCGGGCATGTGTCGGTTTTCACGCAAGAGGTCACTCGCGGTCATGATGTGTGTCAGGCCCCGATTATTACGATATTGTAGCAAAATCTCGTCGGACGAgttagacatttttttccattgttttctaatTGCCGTAAATTTTCCTTGATATATTTTCGTCAAAAGGCAAACCAGGTCATTGTACGATTACTGTGTTGGTAGATAATTTTGTTTGgggtcctttttttttaaactccgCCGCTATTGTTATTCGTGGATAGTTGACCGCTACAATAAGCTGTATATAGCTAGATCTCATGTATTCCATATTCGTCTTTTCAGATTCGTGACAACCGGCGTGCTAGTTATACCGGCCGTGCTTGAGGATGGGGACGGACTTTCCGGACGGATCGATTCATCTTAATGAAAAGACAATTGTTCATCAATTTATTCCTCTTGTTCCCGTTCAGTTTGCTTTCGTATTGATTTGtttcggtgttttttttttccaactgtttgtttcatgtcactAAAACTGACGTTCCCAAGAGCTAACAAGTTCGGAAAGCTAACATGAACTCACATAAAATTTTCACAGATTATATTTTAttaacaaaataacagtaatcaaaacattgaacttgaagctggTCCACAGGAGTTCGAGCATCGAGACGGATTAACCACCATCGGCTGCATTTTTCCGGACCACGGTAATTTGATACGCAGTATGTTAACAAGAgaagaaatactgaaataatatgataatgtaaattgctgaaagaaatcagaaaatacaatcaaactacaaaatgaaagttgcaaacattAAAAGAGATAACGAACTTTGTCGATGCAACTCAGTTGTCCAGCATCCGAAACTTTCGTCTTTTCCATACACATTTCTTGTCACCGACGGCAAACGAAGCACTACTGAGAAACGAATGACTACTGAGAAGAAACGTATTGCCTTAATTTAGTACGCCTAGATTCTGACCTCCGagccgcagaatacagtggatcatcatcatcagatggTAACCGGGGTGTTATGATGGTCATATCAATaaggttttttcaaacattgcatTACTTTTACTGAATCTCGCACTGGATAAGCGCCTTTATTTGTAACGTTCAAAAACATGCTGCGACTTGACTAGTGACTATGGACTGACTATGGGATTCGGAATTATattgtcaatttattttcattcaacaaatatgattatggaatattgaaatattcctcCCAGTCTTACTGGTGATTCTTGCCACAGTTCAACCAATTGCAAGCACTAAGTGGCGCAAAAATCAGCGCATGTTTCCGCGCAAAGTGCAGcgatttgggccattagaagttgACGGCTccacgaaaaattaaaaaagaatgtttgttcacaaactgttggaatgttttctagtttcaataaaaatgcatcgctattgtttccaattgtaagtacatgtaacaaccattttttatttcttatccagtgtcccaaccaggctaGGAAAGATATACGATGATGGCTCACGTGCTTTGTTAGCGTTGGCAAAGACGCCGTCAGAACAAAACGACGAGTCAACTAGTAGAAGTGCAAGGACAACACCCAGAGACCGGAGGCCTTCATCAAGGAAGCAGATAGAGATGGatgtaaaaaaattaagaataacaaaacatcaaaacatgataatataaaaataacatcataaaatataaaaataaattaaagtaatgttgactgtaacagtgaaaaataaaacatagaaatgaatCGATGGGCTCGAACCTGCACATCTTGCCTGGTTTGGATTGATGGACAACAACATTACCAGGTGAGCTATCAGCGCTATTTTAATTACGTTCGTTAGATCGGGTATATGATGTGGGCACTTGTCGTCTGTTAAAATAAAATCGCTTCAATTGTTCATATTATCACTTTGTTAGCGAACGACGTGTGTGACATTTTAAAGTagaattgaacaaaacaaacagaaacacgtaACGTTCGACCGTAGAACAATGCAAGTATAGTCATTACGGACTGCAGCTGTGGAACCCCGCGTGATGGGCCGTTTGTATTAAAGTGGTTTGAAGGTATTGTTACCTCGCCGCAATATTTAGCTCACCGCGATACGCCGCTTGCGTTTGCGAACAATTGCCTGCCGTACGGCGCCGCGAGCTGTAGGTTCGATTCCGGGTTTATACTTCCGCGTCCTTTAAATGAATTTCCTTGGTTATTGAGAACTTATCGATGTTTCCTCGTTTATAATAGCTTAACTATGCTTCCCATACTTGCCGATTACAGAATTCTACAGAAATATCGttccttttaatattttattttttgccggttgtaataaaagctttattgacaaaacaaacagtacagCGAGTTCCGCACGTTCTACTACAAACTACGTACAAACTAAGTCTTATAACTAAgcaataaaagttaacatccgtaaatatcaaatatggtgttggagaacagctgatcgattattgtctgaagtttcctttttattaagCTGCGTGCCGCGACGACCATGTGCTTGTCTCTCGGCTGTCAATCATGCAGTGTCCATGGTAACCAGTACCGCGGCTACCCGTCAATCAACGCCGTTGCCATAGTTTCATCCAAGCCGGGGAGTCCCCTCCGCCGTGTTTGTTACTTATTGCCTTGACGACCGGCATCGAAGTCtgtgggaaaaagaaacgacgtattaccgacaaatttgtcgggaAACATGGGTTTCTTATCAGGAATTTCGAGACCATCGAAAAATCACCGTGTGTATGTCGGGAAATGTACATCGACCTATGCAACACCGATAGTGCTCCGACCAGCCTATTAAAAATCCGGAGGACAACTGCTAACGTTTCCCGATACATTCCCAGAGAATTGTGACTTTGTGTTCCCGACATGTTTCCAGTGTATACCCGAGCACTgtgtacgaacttcgcaaattccgtattttacAAACCTccatccttcatagaaatcaaaagatcgtaaaatatgattgttcagctattttctgacctagtatagtcaactgtttgtgtcttctatcaatgtggagaccgtaaaaaaacagccgttctgggtgccccatatggcggccgttatagcgtgtttcctggcttgttggggccccaaatggggtataccggtatacccatacgggtacctatacgggtacgggtacctatacagggttttccccttaccctgTGCTTTTACGTATGTTGGTCAGCAAGATTTCTCCAAGCATAGTAAAACAACATGTAAGCAATATTAGAGACATGCATGTAAACAATAACAGTGCACTACATATCAGCTCACATTCATCACTTTTGCAGGAGACTAACTTTTTGTTAGCAAGACACACATACTAATGAGGATGGAGTACACAGAGTAGACACTGCAATCACATAACTTAGCAATGTTTCATGAGACTGTAACTTACACTGATCCGTGCCTCCTCCTCCTTCCTCCTCTCTGCTGCCTTGGCCTCCTCCTCTGCCTCTTTCCTTGCCTGCATCTTCAGGTCAAACTTACTGCGCAGGTCCTTGGGAGGCTTGACTTGGTACTTACGCAtctcttttttcttctcttcagaCTTCAGCTGTTATGGACACAAATACGCAGTCTGAGTACTGATTGTCAAGATTCACAACTGTTGACATAAGGCTTAGAAAAGGGAAACATGAAGTTGTAACCAAAGTTACCAGACATTAGACAAAGACTTGAAAGAGCACAGAATGAATAGCTTGACAAAGACTCCTTGTCCTATTGAAAACATCTTTCTGAAAGCCAAGCAATGTTTCGAACTTTCTGTTGCATTATTATGTACTTTCTGGTAGATTTCCCAATGCTCTTATCACAACCATGGGAGAGCACAAGCATAAAAGATACTAAGTATATTAAGACATACCTCtcctttcttcttcatcagTGGGCAGACATCCCTGGTCTGGTCCATCAGGCAGATCTCACGGGTGGCATACCCACTCACACAGTACGCATCGTACCCTGCACCCAGCAGCATGGAGCACAGCAATGTACCAAAGTCAAAACTGTTGCCTTTCTGGCTCTTCAGTGCT from Branchiostoma lanceolatum isolate klBraLanc5 chromosome 4, klBraLanc5.hap2, whole genome shotgun sequence includes these protein-coding regions:
- the LOC136433445 gene encoding dynein regulatory complex subunit 7-like, whose amino-acid sequence is MDENAENNGEQVNNKAEDTEENEGELSVDDLRAELEKIDIEVPEVEISEVNIQQEDAYAEFPVSYKENTNKEKLILAYAENFRRQYVHLYRDRKPLFLNPVNECGIEKFVSTTIRPTLLPFQELYSYDNCAEFVADYLEFQALDPPVDLPNQLVSPTTALKSQKGNSFDFGTLLCSMLLGAGYDAYCVSGYATREICLMDQTRDVCPLMKKKGELKSEEKKKEMRKYQVKPPKDLRSKFDLKMQARKEAEEEAKAAERRKEEEARISEMEKPKPDALHGLRIHCWVLVLSGKREVPDSFFLEPLTGNTYPTEDDKFLGIESVWNHQNYWVNMQDCSNGCKDLSFDLGDSAKWEYLLHSSEKPSLEIPDVEAELYEGLDDDEEEQEDDKHLEMPPSWVHPILVTPKEYETRCPLGKKTILYKKARLEKFARYLLKDGMITKLSVYDDYELKNLVSVKEWFVNRQDKLELRVHNHRTGLITEYKLQGRLDCMKEHTYKSGSPGPETDRAMVFYDKARVDGLVKREETPTEMTEHFKDRDDFLYYRHVVFSKRMKRFGASTDANHRPILKISERFHRNKEKSASEDVSERVFHIAEDRIQLTFHCEDNRVTASTREFIKPPNANDKSQTINMTPDMTSTFQVDTTKKSPKNLYIYDMLVSLVEAEDQSIQAIRGSEEEIKECLLERIREETVSELSISVYDTERNEKAKQHRKELERQQLEEKLRRQEQELDYLAPFLAQMGDPDKIARQQAFKLKEDCLADLKQRLIDKANLIQSRFEKETQELQKRQQWYQQNQVSMTKEDEEEYLAYCSEAMFRIHILELRLNRHKEMAPHKYMALEQKIRTDGRLSDYF